One segment of Sandaracinaceae bacterium DNA contains the following:
- a CDS encoding TetR/AcrR family transcriptional regulator, whose protein sequence is MSETTPPLPRSSLLKIPTQQRAVDTVHLILDAGIRVLESEGVAGFTTNRVADVAGVSPGSLYQYFTNKEMIVSGIVERGVLSTEQQIRGVSLNAVDIPPRVLLRQVCLSVLVQLEPYRVLLSEILAATPVLSGTGVAAILETRIGDVFRAYLTANSERYRVRGGPAALYVAINGAIYVVLKWLSERPAFISREALVDALVTQLDVLLIAS, encoded by the coding sequence GTGTCCGAGACCACGCCCCCCTTGCCCCGCTCGTCATTGCTCAAGATCCCGACACAGCAGCGAGCCGTCGACACCGTGCACTTGATCCTGGATGCCGGTATTCGCGTACTGGAGAGCGAGGGGGTGGCGGGGTTCACCACCAACCGCGTGGCGGATGTCGCCGGGGTGAGCCCAGGCTCCCTCTATCAGTACTTCACCAACAAGGAGATGATCGTCTCCGGCATCGTGGAGCGGGGCGTGCTCTCCACCGAACAGCAAATCCGCGGCGTGAGCCTCAACGCCGTGGACATCCCCCCGCGTGTGCTGCTGCGGCAGGTTTGCCTGTCGGTCCTCGTGCAACTCGAGCCCTATCGAGTGCTGCTCTCGGAGATCCTCGCCGCCACCCCGGTGCTCTCCGGCACCGGTGTCGCTGCAATCTTGGAGACGCGGATCGGCGACGTGTTTCGCGCCTACCTGACGGCGAACAGCGAGCGCTACCGCGTACGCGGCGGGCCTGCGGCGCTGTACGTCGCGATCAACGGCGCGATCTACGTGGTGCTCAAGTGGCTCAGCGAGCGCCCGGCGTTCATCTCCCGCGAGGCGCTGGTCGACGCGCTCGTGACGCAGCTGGACGTGCTCTTGATCGCCAGCTGA
- a CDS encoding ATP-binding cassette domain-containing protein, with protein MGVKEWFGAFTGASADEIRRVDPEVLADPVHIRVRDVHKYYGAHHVLKGLSFDIVRAKTNVIIGPSGSGKTVLMRQLIRLEKPDSGQILVNNRDFVELEGMELDAMRRTMGMVFQMSALFDSMSVFENVAFPLREHTKMSNKEIKERVMDRLESLGIGHAWNKSPAELSGGMQKRVAVARSLVLETDVLIYDEPTTGLDPITTCTVDELIAEAEEKFGVTSIVISHDMASVFRIADRITFMYFGEVQASGTPRELLESLNEPTMQFILASGVSRDLIDSRRNG; from the coding sequence ATGGGCGTCAAGGAGTGGTTCGGCGCGTTCACGGGCGCCTCCGCCGACGAGATCCGCCGCGTGGACCCGGAGGTGCTGGCCGACCCAGTGCACATTCGCGTGCGTGACGTGCACAAGTACTACGGCGCGCACCACGTCCTGAAGGGCCTCAGCTTCGACATCGTGCGCGCCAAGACCAACGTCATCATCGGGCCGTCGGGCTCCGGCAAGACGGTCTTGATGCGCCAGCTCATTCGGCTCGAGAAGCCGGACTCGGGGCAGATCCTGGTGAACAACCGCGACTTCGTGGAGCTGGAGGGCATGGAGCTGGACGCCATGCGCCGCACCATGGGCATGGTCTTCCAGATGTCGGCGCTGTTCGACTCCATGAGCGTGTTCGAGAACGTGGCCTTCCCGCTGCGGGAGCACACGAAGATGAGCAATAAGGAGATCAAGGAGCGCGTCATGGACCGCCTCGAGTCCCTGGGCATCGGGCACGCGTGGAACAAGTCTCCGGCCGAGCTGAGCGGCGGCATGCAGAAGCGCGTGGCGGTGGCGCGGTCGCTGGTGCTCGAGACCGACGTGCTGATCTACGACGAGCCCACCACCGGCCTCGACCCCATCACCACCTGCACGGTGGACGAGCTCATCGCCGAGGCCGAAGAGAAGTTCGGCGTGACCAGCATCGTGATCAGCCACGACATGGCCAGCGTCTTCCGCATCGCGGATCGCATCACCTTCATGTACTTCGGCGAGGTGCAGGCATCGGGGACGCCGCGTGAGCTGCTGGAGAGCCTGAACGAGCCCACCATGCAGTTCATCCTGGCCTCGGGCGTGAGCCGCGACTTGATCGACAGCCGACGCAACGGCTGA
- a CDS encoding ABC transporter permease, with protein sequence MTAPLAEIGALARMLGQVVFWGLRPPYRGRIFIHCMEYVGVQSIFIVGITGFFVGAVLGLQLVNGFRDLGVESQTGSVVGFALSREIGPVFTALMVSSRAGSAMTTELGSMRVTNQIDALITMAVNPVQYLVVPRVVAGLLMVPILTIFFDVIGMSGAWLVCTKLLGLDSGVFLDRMRWIVDWKDVQLGLTKSAVFGVTVCLIACRQGFYASGGAAGVGQATNRSVVHNAIAILVLDYLVTGIVLGEGLG encoded by the coding sequence CTGACCGCGCCGCTGGCCGAGATTGGCGCGCTGGCGCGGATGCTGGGCCAAGTGGTCTTCTGGGGCCTGCGGCCTCCCTATCGCGGGCGCATCTTCATCCACTGCATGGAGTACGTGGGCGTCCAGTCCATCTTCATCGTGGGCATCACCGGCTTCTTCGTGGGCGCCGTGCTCGGGCTGCAGCTGGTCAACGGCTTCCGCGACCTGGGCGTGGAGAGCCAGACGGGCTCCGTGGTGGGCTTCGCGCTCTCGCGCGAGATCGGGCCCGTGTTCACCGCGCTCATGGTGTCCAGCCGCGCCGGCAGCGCCATGACCACCGAGCTCGGCTCCATGCGCGTCACCAACCAGATCGACGCGCTCATCACCATGGCGGTGAACCCCGTGCAGTACCTGGTGGTCCCGCGCGTGGTGGCCGGGCTGCTCATGGTGCCCATCCTCACCATCTTCTTCGACGTCATCGGCATGTCGGGCGCGTGGCTGGTCTGCACCAAGCTGCTGGGCCTCGACAGCGGCGTGTTCCTGGACCGCATGCGCTGGATCGTGGACTGGAAGGACGTGCAGCTGGGCCTCACCAAGTCCGCGGTCTTCGGCGTCACCGTCTGCCTCATCGCGTGCCGCCAGGGCTTCTACGCCTCGGGCGGCGCCGCTGGCGTGGGCCAGGCCACCAACCGCTCGGTGGTGCACAACGCCATCGCCATCTTGGTGCTGGACTACCTGGTGACCGGCATCGTGCTCGGCGAGGGCCTCGGCTGA